CCGGAAATACCCGTAAGGTCTTCGATCGACCCCAAAAAGTTCGGCGATTGAACCAGTACTGCCGCTATTTGTTCATCGATCAATTCCGGCAGAGTCGAAAAATCGGTCTGACCGTTCTTCTCCGGCAATAAAATGACTTCGATATTGCGATTGGGCAGATAGGTTTTCAACACCTTCATTGTTCCGGGATTGATGAGTGGCGAAACCAACACTTTATCTTTTTTAGTAATGCCGCAGCTCATAATAGCCGCTTCCGCCAGCGCGGTCGCACCATCATACATCGAAGCGTTCGCAACTTCCATATCCATCAAGTGACAGGTGAGTGATTGGTATTCATAAATGGATTGGAGCGTTCCTTGACTGACTTCTGCCTGGTACGGTGTGTAAGCGGTATAAAATTCAGATCGACCGATCAGAAAATCGACGACGGCAGGAATGAAATGATCGTAGGCACCGCCGCCCAGAAACGAAACCGTACCTTCCGTATTACGATTCTGGTTGGCAAGGTTTTGAAGATGGCGGCTCGCTTCGAGTTCAGAGAGCGGTTCCGGTAAATGAATACGGCACTTTTCCAAAAATGTTTTGGGAATGTCCACCAAAAGGTCTTCAAAACGCTGGACGCCGATAGCGTCGAGCAGTTCTTTTTCAACCTCTGGCGTGTTGGGAATTGTGTGCATAAATCAACCGATCAGTTTTGAATATTCTTCGGATGTCAACATGCTTTTTGTTTCAGACGGATCGGAAATTTTAATCCGAGCAATCCAGCCTTCGCCGTAGGGATCTTTATTGACCAGTTCTGCGGCATCTTTCAAGGCTTCGTTGATTTCGATGATCTCACCGGAAAGCGGCGAATAAATATCGGCAACGGTTTTGACGGCTTCGATAGTTCCGATTGAATCGCCTTTGGAAACCGGATCTCCGACAACGGGTAATTCAATATAGACAATATCTCCTAACTCATGTTGCGCATATTCTGTGATTCCGACTTTTGCCTCATCGCCAGAGATTAGCGCCCATTCATGGTCTTTTGTAAATAATAAATCTGACGGCACATTCATAATTTTCCTCCTCTGAGAAGATTAATAATGGAAAGTATCGAGAAAACCGGTGGTAAATTTACCTTCCCGGAACGACTTATCGCGCAGGATTGCCTGATGAAAAGGAACGGTTGTTGAAACTCCTTCAATAATCATTTCTTCCAATGCGCGTTCCATTCTGGCTAGCGACTCCTCGCGATTCTTACCATGCACAATTAATTTAGCCAATAGCGAATCATAGTTGAAAGGAATTTTATATCCGGCATAGACGTGCGTATCGACGCGAATCCCCGGGCCGCCAGACGCATGAAACGCGGTAATTACTCCAGGTGTTGGCAAGAAATTACGGCGCGGGTCTTCGGCGTTTATTCGGCATTCAATCGCGTGCCCGCGGAGTTTGAATTTTTTCAGCCATTTCGGCAATTTATTATTGTCAGCCAACAGGATTTGTTCTTTCAGCAAATCGATGCCGGTTACCATTTCCGTCACTGGATGCTCAACCTGAATCCGCGTGTTCATTTCCATAAAATAGAATTTACGATCGCTACTCATGAGAAATTCGATCGTTCCGGCGCTGGAATAACCAACCGCATTGGCAATTTTCACAGCGTACTTCCCGATTTTTTCACGAAGTTCGGGCGTCATGGCAGGCGATGGAGATTCCTCGATCAATTTCTGATGACGCCGCTGAATGGAGCATTCGCGCTCGCCCAGATAAGCGACTTCACCAAAATTATCGCCGATAATCTGTACCTCGATGTGCCGTGCGTTCTCAATGAGTTTTTCAACATATAAATCCGGACTACCGAATGCAATCCGCGATTCTTCCTGTGCCGTGAGAAAAGCATTTTCCAGATCGGTGTCGGCTCGAACAATCCGCATACCTCTTCCGCCACCGCCTGCGGCCGCTTTTAAGATTACCGGATATCCGATGTTTTGAACAATTTTATGGAGATCGGCAAAGTTCGTCACGACATCGTCGCTTCCCGGGATGATCGGCACACCAGCGCGCTTGACGGTTTTTCTGGCAACTGCTTTATTGCCCATCATGCGAATGACGCTCGATTTCGGCCCGATGAAAGTAATCTCGTTATCTTCGCATATCTGCGCAAAGTCGGCGTTCTCTGACAGAAATCCATACCCCGGATGAATCGCGTCCGCATTGGTCAATTCCGAAGCGCTGATGATCTGCGAAGTTTTAAGATAACTGTTTTTACTATCAGCGGGACCGATGCAGACCGCTTCGTCTGCAAACCGTACATGCAGAGAAAGCGCGTCGGCTGTCGAATAAACGGCAACCGTCGGGATATTCAATTCCTTGCATGCGCGGATGATCCGAAGTGCAATTTCGCCTCTGTTCGCTATCAGGACTTTTTTAATCAAATCTACCAGCCGGATTGTGTAGCGTTATGATTTTTCGATGACGAAAAGCGTCTGATTATATTCGACCGGCTTACCATTTTCGACAAGTATTTTTTCGATTTTACCGGAAACTTCTGCCTCAATCACGTTCATGATTTTCATCGCTTCAATAATACAAAGCGGTTGTCCAACCTTGATCATGTCGCCGACCTTGACATACGGTTCTGCTCCCGTAGCCGGTGCGCTGTAAAAAGTCCCAACAATCGGCGATTTGACTTCAATGCCTTTTTCGTTGATCTCTTCCGTCACGGCAGATTGAGATTCAAACGGAGGCGTATAATCGACGTAAGTCGATTGTTTCGGTTTCTGAAAATTCCGAACGGTGGAAGGATTAAATTCTTGAAGCGGATGACCAGATTTGCCTTTGACAAGCCGGATTTTGGAATTCCATTTGGAATATTCGATCTCATCGAGATCGTAGGTTTCGAGAATTTTGATCATCTCAAATATTTTAGATGTTTTCATCAACGCTCCTTCAGATTATTTGACGCGTTCAACATAACCTCCGGTTCGGGTGTCGATTCGAATTGTATCGCCTTCATTCAGAAAGAGCGGGACAGCAACCTTTGCGCCCGTTTCCAGCGTGGCAACCTTCGTCGCCCCGGTGACAGTGTCACCTTTCAGCCCTGGCTCTGTTCCGATCACTTTTAAATTGACAAATAGCGGAATTTCGACATCGACCGGTGTTTCATCGTGGTACAAGACATGGATAATCTCATTTTCTTTGATGAATTTAGCCGCTTTCTCGAACAGGTCTTCATGAAAAGGATATTGCTCGAAGGTTTCAACATCCATCAAAATGTAGTTCGATCCGTCACGATACAAATATTGCATGTCTCTGGATTCTAAACGAACAATATCGATCTTCTCTCCCGAACGATAGGTATTTTCAACGACCAAACCTGTTTTGACATTTTTGAATTTTGTCCAAACACGCGCGCCGCCACGCCCCAACTTGATATGCTGAAACTCAACAACTTTTAATAAATTCCCTTCTGAATTAATGACGATTCCATTTTTAATATCTGCTGTAGTAGCCAAGAAAAACTCCCTATTCTAAAAACATCATAAAGCGGTCAGCAATTTACACGCTATCCGCTTTAGAATCAATTGATTTTCGCCACCAACCGATCCAAGTCATTTTATGAAGATCATCTCATGCCGGAAAAATCCATCACGCGCTCTAATCTGAAAAATCTCCTCGCAAATAATAACTAAATATTTTAAGTTTCGGTGTGATATTTGTGTCGATGTCAAACGGGTTGGAGTTGTGGCGCCACATCGGTTGGTTGATTGGTTTTCTGCCTATTTTTATGTATGCAGAGATTCATTACCGCCTTCCTTTCTTCAAGGGATTTTTATATCGCAAACAGCCTGAAATTATCTTCGATGCGCCGCACCGGATCGAATCTGACAGTTTACCCGTTTTACTAATGATTAAAGATGCTAACTGGTTTCCGGTAAAATTGCTTAGCGTTACTGTAAAAATCAAATCGCCGATCTCCGGAAAGATACTATCAGAAAAATCTTGTGACGAGATCATCGATATTTCTCAAAAATGGTTCGTCAAATTTTACAATTTGGATGTTCATTCATGGAAAGACGAGCGGATTTTCATCGAGTGTCAGGCAACTGTACAGATTCGGAATCGGGTGATTACGGTGAAAAATGACAACTATCGAACCGCTTCGCACGCCGACTTTTCGATTTTTATCGACTCCGAACCGCTTCCATCTCCGAAAGATTGGATATGGGG
The Candidatus Marinimicrobia bacterium CG08_land_8_20_14_0_20_45_22 DNA segment above includes these coding regions:
- the efp gene encoding elongation factor P; translation: MATTADIKNGIVINSEGNLLKVVEFQHIKLGRGGARVWTKFKNVKTGLVVENTYRSGEKIDIVRLESRDMQYLYRDGSNYILMDVETFEQYPFHEDLFEKAAKFIKENEIIHVLYHDETPVDVEIPLFVNLKVIGTEPGLKGDTVTGATKVATLETGAKVAVPLFLNEGDTIRIDTRTGGYVERVK
- the accB gene encoding acetyl-CoA carboxylase, biotin carboxyl carrier protein; translated protein: MKTSKIFEMIKILETYDLDEIEYSKWNSKIRLVKGKSGHPLQEFNPSTVRNFQKPKQSTYVDYTPPFESQSAVTEEINEKGIEVKSPIVGTFYSAPATGAEPYVKVGDMIKVGQPLCIIEAMKIMNVIEAEVSGKIEKILVENGKPVEYNQTLFVIEKS
- the accC gene encoding acetyl-CoA carboxylase biotin carboxylase subunit; this encodes MIKKVLIANRGEIALRIIRACKELNIPTVAVYSTADALSLHVRFADEAVCIGPADSKNSYLKTSQIISASELTNADAIHPGYGFLSENADFAQICEDNEITFIGPKSSVIRMMGNKAVARKTVKRAGVPIIPGSDDVVTNFADLHKIVQNIGYPVILKAAAGGGGRGMRIVRADTDLENAFLTAQEESRIAFGSPDLYVEKLIENARHIEVQIIGDNFGEVAYLGERECSIQRRHQKLIEESPSPAMTPELREKIGKYAVKIANAVGYSSAGTIEFLMSSDRKFYFMEMNTRIQVEHPVTEMVTGIDLLKEQILLADNNKLPKWLKKFKLRGHAIECRINAEDPRRNFLPTPGVITAFHASGGPGIRVDTHVYAGYKIPFNYDSLLAKLIVHGKNREESLARMERALEEMIIEGVSTTVPFHQAILRDKSFREGKFTTGFLDTFHY
- the gcvH gene encoding glycine cleavage system protein H; translation: MNVPSDLLFTKDHEWALISGDEAKVGITEYAQHELGDIVYIELPVVGDPVSKGDSIGTIEAVKTVADIYSPLSGEIIEINEALKDAAELVNKDPYGEGWIARIKISDPSETKSMLTSEEYSKLIG
- a CDS encoding aminomethyl-transferring glycine dehydrogenase → MHTIPNTPEVEKELLDAIGVQRFEDLLVDIPKTFLEKCRIHLPEPLSELEASRHLQNLANQNRNTEGTVSFLGGGAYDHFIPAVVDFLIGRSEFYTAYTPYQAEVSQGTLQSIYEYQSLTCHLMDMEVANASMYDGATALAEAAIMSCGITKKDKVLVSPLINPGTMKVLKTYLPNRNIEVILLPEKNGQTDFSTLPELIDEQIAAVLVQSPNFLGSIEDLTGISGKIHEKNAMFVLFVDPISLGILKSPGGWGADIAVSEGQPLGIHQSFGGPYLGVFSAKKALVRNMPGRIVGQTVDVDGKRGYVLVLQTREQHIRREKATSNICSNQGL